The proteins below are encoded in one region of Halichoerus grypus chromosome X, mHalGry1.hap1.1, whole genome shotgun sequence:
- the LOC144380555 gene encoding uncharacterized protein LOC144380555, with the protein MDSLTEQRLTSPNLPAPHLEHYSVLHCTMTLDVQTVVVFAVIVVLLLVNVILMFFLGTR; encoded by the coding sequence ATGGACAGTCTGACAGAACAGAGACTGACATCTCCCAATCTGCCGGCCCCCCACTTGGAACACTACAGTGTTCTGCATTGCACCATGACCCTGGATGTGCAAACTGTAGTTGTTTTTGCTGTGATTGTAGTCCTCCTGCTTGTCAATGTCATACTCATGTTTTTCCTGGGAACGCGCTGA